A single candidate division WOR-3 bacterium DNA region contains:
- a CDS encoding family 10 glycosylhydrolase — protein sequence MPLIVFIFYSIDFKGIWVPRWSIPDNQKIFETIGDKFNHIFLQVFGNGEAYYPSEIVPTKMNDDRWLRELLHYAHLKGIKVSAWVNLLYSWGYAPRSNDPRHPINFAEDWYVFDREGRSILNYRTDELKKLNIEGYFMTPANPSVRIYLLKIIEEIISKYDFDGIHIDYVRYPHEDFVYDIYLRTKFQREYFYDPLDFFSETLKIRFGLTGLDDLMRSWRECINDDLTGFIIQIRDKIKSIKSNCILSAAVKPDPFNSRVEFYQDWVTWVNNDYVDFVCLMAYTRNIDGIIKNTLESVNFPQKVVIGLGIYCLNPETIREQIEMIKKTPLRGFVYFSYAQLRDNPRYLELFH from the coding sequence ATGCCCTTGATAGTCTTTATTTTCTATTCGATCGATTTTAAAGGGATATGGGTTCCGCGTTGGTCAATACCGGATAATCAAAAAATTTTTGAGACCATTGGTGATAAATTCAATCATATTTTCCTGCAGGTGTTTGGGAATGGTGAGGCATATTATCCATCTGAGATTGTTCCAACAAAAATGAACGATGACCGATGGTTGAGAGAGCTCCTTCATTATGCCCATTTGAAAGGTATTAAGGTTTCGGCCTGGGTCAATCTTCTGTATTCTTGGGGATACGCACCCCGTTCAAATGATCCGCGACATCCCATTAATTTTGCTGAAGATTGGTATGTATTTGACCGTGAAGGAAGGTCGATTCTCAATTATCGTACCGACGAATTAAAAAAATTAAATATCGAAGGCTATTTCATGACCCCGGCAAATCCGAGCGTGCGTATTTATCTGCTAAAAATCATCGAAGAGATTATAAGCAAATATGATTTTGATGGCATCCATATTGATTATGTCCGTTATCCACATGAAGATTTTGTTTATGATATTTACCTGCGGACGAAATTCCAGCGGGAATACTTTTATGACCCATTAGATTTTTTTTCCGAGACACTTAAAATTAGATTTGGTTTAACGGGTCTGGATGATCTGATGAGAAGTTGGAGGGAATGTATAAATGATGATTTGACTGGATTTATAATTCAGATTAGAGATAAAATCAAATCGATCAAGTCCAACTGTATTTTATCTGCAGCAGTTAAACCCGATCCTTTCAATTCCCGTGTCGAATTTTATCAAGACTGGGTTACCTGGGTGAACAATGACTATGTCGACTTCGTCTGTTTAATGGCTTATACCCGGAATATTGATGGGATTATAAAAAATACCCTGGAGAGTGTAAACTTTCCCCAAAAGGTAGTGATTGGACTCGGAATATACTGTCTAAATCCTGAGACGATAAGGGAGCAAATAGAGATGATAAAAAAGACACCCCTGCGCGGATTTGTATACTTCTCTTATGCTCAATTAAGAGATAACCCTAGATATCTTGAATTATTCCACTAA
- a CDS encoding helix-turn-helix domain-containing protein: protein MKKRKNPTGIIPNIKEFKMKAEQKYIVTILNSVDWHITQAAQLMGINRSTLFRKMKKYGITKKIPPG, encoded by the coding sequence ATGAAGAAGAGAAAAAATCCAACTGGAATTATACCCAATATTAAAGAGTTTAAGATGAAAGCGGAACAAAAATATATCGTAACAATCCTAAATTCGGTGGATTGGCATATCACTCAAGCCGCACAATTGATGGGAATAAATCGTTCCACGCTTTTTAGAAAAATGAAAAAATACGGTATAACAAAAAAGATACCTCCAGGATGA